One Streptomyces sp. L2 genomic window carries:
- a CDS encoding helix-turn-helix transcriptional regulator → MQNGPAVRRRKLGAELRALRTGAGLTSGDAARLVGWHQSKVSRIETGASGVKPADVRLLLDTYGVDDGQLRELLLGLAGSEHASARHRWWHAYRGILPPAYRDFISLESQASGMRTLETTVVPGLLQTPEYARAVTRSAVEGLDEERLDALVEVRLARQDVLRSDPPLRLSAVLDEAVLRREVGGPEVMARQLKRLAEAAQLPQVRLQVLPFATGAHVGLTGPFVIFSFPSTSDLDVVVLDQLTSSLYLERKEDLQAYGEAFNTLRIHALSPEDSVDYITAIGDGA, encoded by the coding sequence ATGCAGAACGGTCCCGCGGTGCGGCGCCGCAAACTGGGCGCCGAACTGCGCGCGCTGCGCACCGGGGCGGGGCTCACGAGTGGTGACGCGGCCCGCCTGGTGGGCTGGCACCAGTCGAAGGTGAGCCGTATCGAGACCGGCGCCAGCGGGGTGAAACCGGCCGATGTGCGGTTACTCCTCGACACCTACGGGGTCGACGACGGGCAACTGCGCGAGTTACTTCTGGGGTTGGCGGGGTCGGAGCACGCGAGCGCCCGGCACCGCTGGTGGCACGCCTACCGGGGGATCCTGCCCCCGGCCTACCGGGACTTCATCAGCCTGGAGTCGCAGGCGAGCGGCATGCGCACCCTGGAGACCACGGTGGTGCCGGGGCTGCTGCAGACCCCCGAGTACGCCCGCGCGGTGACCCGGTCCGCGGTGGAGGGCCTGGACGAGGAGCGGCTGGACGCGCTGGTGGAGGTGCGCCTGGCCCGGCAGGACGTGCTGCGCTCGGATCCCCCGCTGCGGCTGAGCGCGGTGCTGGACGAGGCGGTGCTCCGGCGCGAGGTGGGCGGACCAGAGGTGATGGCCCGTCAGCTGAAGCGGCTGGCGGAGGCGGCGCAGTTGCCCCAAGTCAGGCTCCAGGTACTGCCGTTCGCGACCGGGGCGCATGTCGGCCTCACCGGCCCTTTCGTTATCTTCTCCTTTCCGAGCACTTCTGATCTGGACGTGGTTGTTCTGGACCAGTTGACGAGTAGCCTCTATCTGGAACGGAAAGAAGACCTCCAGGCGTATGGGGAGGCCTTCAACACCCTTCGGATCCACGCCCTTTCACCCGAGGACTCGGTGGATTACATCACCGCGATAGGTGACGGCGCGTAG
- a CDS encoding ATP-binding protein — MADHLEASVTLPSDPASVSAARAYVLGTLAEWGLPSDTDAADTVRLIVSELATNAVQHTFGQSPTFTVDLALDRDEDLRIGVTDSHPRFPKRLPAAVQQDNGRGMVIIRWLTAECGGRLRVRPTREGGKTVLIELPWTAPAEPVPAAGQQET, encoded by the coding sequence ATGGCAGACCACCTGGAAGCATCCGTCACTCTGCCGAGCGATCCCGCCTCGGTCTCCGCGGCCCGCGCCTACGTGCTGGGCACCCTCGCGGAGTGGGGCCTGCCGTCGGACACCGACGCGGCCGACACCGTGCGGCTCATCGTCTCCGAACTGGCCACCAACGCCGTACAGCACACCTTCGGGCAGTCACCCACGTTCACGGTGGACCTCGCCCTGGACCGTGACGAGGACCTGCGCATCGGCGTCACGGACAGTCACCCGCGCTTCCCGAAGAGACTCCCGGCGGCCGTCCAGCAGGACAACGGCCGCGGCATGGTCATCATCCGCTGGCTCACCGCCGAGTGCGGCGGCAGGCTCCGGGTCCGGCCCACGCGCGAGGGCGGCAAGACGGTGCTGATCGAACTGCCCTGGACGGCCCCCGCGGAACCGGTACCGGCCGCGGGCCAGCAGGAAACCTAG
- a CDS encoding C40 family peptidase: MTALNRVPSLMARAGTASALTLAAVGGTIVAPGLSADASAATMATKALRVAASKKGSPYQWGATGPRRFDCSGLTLYSFKKAGKKLPRTAAQQYNRTHHVSADHRKPGDLVFFHYGSSVYHVGIYAGKGKIWHAPRTGEVVKLEKLWTNHVWYGRVS, encoded by the coding sequence ATGACTGCGCTCAATCGTGTCCCGTCGCTGATGGCACGTGCCGGTACGGCCTCTGCCCTCACCCTCGCCGCCGTGGGCGGCACCATCGTGGCGCCGGGTCTGTCCGCCGACGCCTCGGCCGCCACCATGGCGACGAAGGCCCTCCGGGTCGCGGCGTCCAAGAAGGGCTCCCCGTACCAGTGGGGGGCCACCGGGCCGCGCAGGTTCGACTGCTCCGGGCTCACGCTGTACTCGTTCAAGAAGGCGGGCAAGAAGCTGCCCCGCACGGCGGCGCAGCAGTACAACCGGACGCACCACGTCTCGGCCGACCACCGAAAACCGGGCGACCTGGTGTTCTTTCACTATGGATCCAGCGTCTACCACGTCGGCATCTACGCCGGGAAGGGAAAGATCTGGCACGCACCGAGGACGGGGGAAGTGGTGAAGCTGGAGAAACTCTGGACGAACCACGTCTGGTACGGCCGGGTCAGCTGA